One genomic region from Listeria monocytogenes encodes:
- the hisI gene encoding phosphoribosyl-AMP cyclohydrolase has translation MISVDFSKGLVPTIILDDQNGNVLMLAYMNEESYQKTLETGYTWFFSRSRNELWNKGATSGHTQKVKQIWTDCDNDTLLIRVTQIGPACHTGKKSCFFNLIKEDF, from the coding sequence ATGATTTCTGTTGATTTTTCTAAGGGGCTTGTCCCAACTATTATCCTAGACGATCAAAATGGCAACGTTTTAATGCTTGCTTATATGAACGAAGAAAGCTACCAAAAAACCCTTGAAACTGGCTATACTTGGTTTTTTTCGCGCTCCAGAAACGAACTTTGGAATAAGGGCGCGACAAGCGGACATACTCAAAAAGTAAAACAAATCTGGACCGATTGCGATAACGACACATTACTTATCCGTGTAACCCAAATCGGTCCAGCCTGCCACACCGGCAAAAAAAGTTGCTTTTTCAATCTCATAAAGGAGGATTTTTAA
- a CDS encoding magnesium transporter CorA family protein: MSIQTIFGNGQYNWINIDTDNTDKLADFYEEYHIDDEVIAYSIDRNERAHFEYDQKTNTFVIVFNVPDQRKIDNHYETIPMVFIIKDKQLITITNNDNQYITRKMKRYLKESDEVTIFQFLFSSLYFIMDAFFPYVEEMDTDRRTINDKLKIKTTKKNLLSLSDLETGIVYFVSASKQNAALLEQMKAHMIYRELNEVEKEQFEDALIEARQLVEMTGLSSQILQQLSGTYNNILNNNLNDTMKILTALSILLTVPTIITGFFGMNMPLPLEHNTFGWIVTIFISVILWFGLSFILRKLMR, translated from the coding sequence ATGTCCATTCAAACAATTTTTGGAAATGGCCAATATAATTGGATTAATATCGATACGGATAATACAGATAAACTAGCAGATTTTTACGAAGAATATCATATTGACGATGAAGTAATCGCGTATTCGATTGATAGAAATGAACGTGCTCACTTTGAATACGACCAAAAGACCAATACTTTTGTCATTGTGTTTAATGTGCCAGATCAAAGGAAAATTGATAACCATTATGAGACAATTCCAATGGTTTTTATAATAAAAGATAAGCAATTAATAACAATAACAAACAATGACAATCAATATATTACACGAAAAATGAAGCGTTATTTAAAAGAATCAGATGAAGTTACTATTTTTCAATTTTTATTCAGTAGTTTGTATTTTATTATGGATGCTTTTTTTCCATATGTGGAAGAAATGGATACGGATAGAAGGACGATTAATGACAAATTGAAAATTAAAACGACGAAGAAAAATTTATTGTCATTATCAGATTTGGAGACTGGTATTGTTTATTTTGTTTCCGCATCTAAGCAAAATGCAGCGTTACTTGAACAAATGAAGGCTCATATGATTTACCGAGAGCTAAATGAAGTGGAAAAAGAACAATTTGAAGATGCTTTAATTGAAGCGAGACAGCTTGTGGAAATGACCGGGCTGAGTTCTCAAATCTTACAGCAATTGTCAGGTACATATAATAATATTTTGAACAATAATTTGAATGATACGATGAAAATTTTAACGGCGCTATCCATTTTATTGACGGTTCCTACTATTATTACGGGCTTCTTTGGAATGAATATGCCACTTCCGCTAGAACATAATACTTTTGGGTGGATTGTGACGATTTTTATTAGTGTGATTCTATGGTTCGGACTTTCTTTTATTTTACGAAAATTAATGAGATAA
- the hisH gene encoding imidazole glycerol phosphate synthase subunit HisH: MIVIIDYDTGNTKSISKALDFIGLQNKISSDATEISQADGVILPGVGAYPEAMKELIRRGLDKTLKEIAATGKPILGVCLGMQLLLESSNEHGYTKGLGLIPGHVDMLPDESAFAVPHMGWNQLEIKRTTPLTKKLAGEYVYYVHSYYANCPEDYIIATSGYSINIPGMINNGNIYGAQFHPEKSGQIGLEILKGFKEVIRSCKSSQQ, translated from the coding sequence ATGATTGTAATTATTGACTATGATACAGGAAACACGAAAAGTATCAGCAAAGCACTTGATTTCATCGGACTACAAAACAAAATTTCTAGTGATGCAACAGAAATCTCACAGGCTGACGGCGTTATTTTACCAGGAGTTGGCGCTTATCCTGAAGCTATGAAAGAACTCATTCGGCGCGGGCTTGATAAAACTTTAAAAGAAATCGCTGCCACTGGTAAACCAATTCTTGGCGTATGCCTTGGTATGCAACTTTTACTCGAATCAAGTAATGAACATGGCTATACTAAAGGACTCGGCCTCATTCCCGGTCATGTCGATATGCTACCAGACGAATCCGCATTTGCCGTTCCACACATGGGCTGGAATCAACTAGAAATCAAACGCACCACCCCGCTTACAAAAAAACTCGCTGGAGAATATGTCTATTACGTTCATTCTTACTATGCCAACTGTCCTGAAGATTACATTATCGCAACAAGTGGCTATTCTATTAATATTCCTGGCATGATAAATAACGGCAATATTTACGGAGCACAGTTCCATCCTGAAAAAAGTGGCCAAATCGGTCTTGAAATTTTAAAAGGTTTTAAGGAGGTCATTCGTTCATGCAAATCTTCCCAGCAATAG
- the hisE gene encoding phosphoribosyl-ATP diphosphatase, giving the protein MLNDLYEEIKLRKTQPREGSYTNYLFDKGLDKILKKVGEEATEVVIAAKNDNQELIAEVSDLAYHLLVLLAEKNIPLVAIQTELQKREGKLSTTRDRKEINDL; this is encoded by the coding sequence ATGTTAAATGACCTATATGAAGAAATTAAACTGCGTAAAACTCAACCAAGAGAAGGCTCCTATACCAACTATCTGTTCGATAAAGGCCTTGATAAAATTCTCAAAAAGGTTGGTGAAGAAGCAACCGAAGTCGTTATTGCCGCTAAAAATGATAATCAAGAGTTAATTGCCGAAGTCTCCGATTTGGCCTATCATTTGCTCGTTCTCTTAGCCGAAAAAAATATTCCATTAGTTGCCATCCAAACGGAGCTCCAAAAACGAGAAGGAAAATTGAGCACCACTCGCGACCGTAAAGAAATTAACGATTTATAA
- the hisF gene encoding imidazole glycerol phosphate synthase subunit HisF, protein MLTKRIIPCLDVTAGRVVKGVNFVSLTDVGDPVEIAKAYNEAGADELVFLDITATVELRQTMIDVVERTAEQVFIPLTVGGGISSVSDMKELLQAGADKISLNSAAIKRPELIQEGAAKFGNQCIVVAIDAKWNGTNWSVFTRGGRNDTGLDAIEWAKKAVQLGAGEILLTSMDGDGTKNGYDIPLTKAISEAVSVPVIASGGCGNAAHMVEVFEKTKATAALAASIFHYGELSIKNVKTTLLEKGVNIRP, encoded by the coding sequence TTGCTTACTAAACGAATCATCCCATGTCTTGATGTCACAGCAGGTCGAGTTGTCAAAGGTGTTAATTTTGTTTCCTTAACAGATGTCGGTGACCCCGTCGAAATTGCTAAAGCTTATAATGAAGCTGGTGCCGATGAGCTCGTTTTTCTTGATATCACAGCAACTGTCGAACTCCGTCAAACTATGATAGATGTTGTGGAACGAACTGCCGAGCAAGTTTTTATTCCACTCACAGTTGGTGGAGGTATCAGTAGTGTTTCTGACATGAAAGAACTCCTTCAAGCTGGTGCCGACAAGATTTCGCTCAATTCCGCCGCCATCAAACGGCCAGAACTCATCCAAGAAGGAGCAGCAAAATTCGGAAACCAATGTATCGTTGTCGCAATTGATGCCAAATGGAATGGCACAAACTGGAGCGTCTTCACTAGAGGCGGTCGAAATGATACCGGACTTGATGCTATTGAATGGGCCAAAAAAGCAGTCCAACTCGGTGCTGGTGAAATTCTACTAACAAGCATGGACGGTGATGGTACCAAAAACGGCTACGATATCCCGCTCACAAAAGCAATTTCAGAAGCAGTTTCCGTCCCAGTCATTGCTTCGGGCGGCTGTGGTAATGCCGCACATATGGTTGAAGTTTTTGAAAAAACAAAGGCAACCGCCGCGCTCGCTGCAAGCATTTTTCACTACGGCGAACTAAGCATCAAAAATGTCAAAACAACCTTACTTGAAAAAGGAGTGAATATCCGTCCATGA
- the hisA gene encoding 1-(5-phosphoribosyl)-5-[(5-phosphoribosylamino)methylideneamino]imidazole-4-carboxamide isomerase → MQIFPAIDLKNGQCVRLFQGDFSKKTVVNEDPIAQAKAFATDGATYLHIVDLDGALEGRPINLEIIQKMKKAAKIPVQVGGGIRSMAQVDYYLESGIDRVIIGSAALTDPDFLRAAVQKYGTKIAAGIDAKNGFVATRGWLDVSQVSYLDLAKQMEKVGVETIIYTDISRDGTLTGPNLEQMANLKEHVKVSLIASGGVSSRADLEALAQLGLYGAIAGKALYNHHISMSDIVEVEQIAY, encoded by the coding sequence ATGCAAATCTTCCCAGCAATAGACTTAAAAAATGGACAGTGCGTCCGTCTCTTCCAAGGCGACTTCTCTAAAAAAACAGTTGTCAATGAAGACCCAATTGCCCAAGCAAAAGCATTTGCTACAGACGGCGCAACCTATTTGCATATCGTCGACCTCGACGGTGCATTAGAAGGACGCCCCATCAACCTAGAAATCATCCAAAAAATGAAAAAAGCAGCTAAAATCCCCGTTCAAGTTGGTGGAGGAATTCGTAGCATGGCGCAAGTGGATTATTATCTTGAATCCGGCATTGACCGTGTGATTATAGGTTCCGCCGCTCTAACAGATCCAGATTTCCTACGTGCGGCAGTCCAAAAATACGGAACTAAAATCGCAGCAGGTATCGATGCCAAAAACGGCTTTGTCGCAACAAGAGGTTGGTTAGATGTCAGTCAGGTAAGCTATTTAGATTTGGCTAAACAAATGGAAAAAGTGGGTGTTGAGACAATCATTTACACTGATATTAGCCGTGATGGCACGCTAACTGGACCTAATTTAGAACAAATGGCAAATCTCAAAGAACACGTTAAAGTTAGTTTAATTGCTTCTGGCGGAGTGAGCAGTCGCGCAGATTTGGAAGCACTCGCCCAACTCGGCTTATACGGAGCAATTGCCGGAAAAGCCCTTTATAATCATCATATTTCTATGTCAGATATTGTAGAGGTGGAACAAATTGCTTACTAA
- the gdhA gene encoding NADP-specific glutamate dehydrogenase: protein MAQTSTIQNDTKAAEEYAARVFETIKQRNPGETEFHQAVEEFLNSVIPALAKEPKYEANGILEQLTEPERLISFRVPWVDDSGTVHVNRGYRVQFNSAIGPYKGGLRFHPSVTGSIVKFLGFEQIFKNSLTGLPIGGGKGGSDFDPKGKSDSEVMRFCQSFMTELQKHIGPDTDVPAGDIGVGGREIGYLFGQYKRLRGAYDAGTITGKGLSYGGSLARTEATGYGLVYFTVEMLEAAGETIRGKKIVVSGSGNVAIYAIEKAHELGAKVVACSDSAGFVYDKEGIKVETVKQLKEVERKRISEYTTIHPSAEYYAGGDVWSVPCDIALPCATQNEINADQARALVKNGVIAVAEGANMPSTLDAVDIYHENKVLFGPAKAANAGGVAVSALEMAQNSTRMSWTFQTVDEHLQNIMKDIYKNSSNAASEYGAPGNLVIGANIAGFLKVADTMISQGII from the coding sequence ATGGCACAAACATCCACTATCCAAAACGACACAAAGGCAGCCGAAGAATACGCAGCTCGAGTGTTTGAAACAATTAAACAACGGAATCCTGGCGAAACGGAATTCCACCAAGCAGTTGAAGAATTCTTAAACTCTGTTATCCCAGCCCTTGCAAAAGAACCTAAATACGAAGCAAATGGCATTTTAGAACAGTTAACAGAACCCGAACGCCTTATCAGTTTCCGAGTTCCATGGGTGGATGATTCTGGCACAGTACACGTAAATCGCGGTTACCGGGTCCAATTCAATAGCGCAATTGGTCCATATAAAGGTGGTCTTCGTTTCCACCCTTCTGTAACAGGAAGCATCGTCAAATTCCTCGGTTTTGAACAGATCTTCAAAAACTCCCTAACTGGCTTACCAATCGGTGGCGGTAAAGGTGGCTCTGACTTTGATCCAAAAGGAAAATCAGACTCAGAAGTAATGCGTTTCTGCCAAAGTTTTATGACTGAATTACAAAAACATATCGGTCCTGATACAGATGTTCCTGCTGGCGATATTGGTGTTGGTGGTCGTGAAATTGGCTACTTATTTGGGCAATACAAACGCCTTCGCGGCGCTTATGATGCCGGTACAATTACAGGTAAAGGCCTTTCTTACGGCGGAAGTTTAGCTCGTACAGAAGCAACAGGTTACGGTCTTGTTTATTTCACCGTTGAAATGTTAGAAGCAGCTGGTGAAACCATTCGCGGCAAAAAAATCGTCGTTTCTGGTTCAGGTAACGTTGCGATTTATGCTATCGAAAAAGCACACGAATTAGGTGCTAAAGTAGTTGCATGTAGCGACTCTGCTGGTTTTGTTTATGACAAAGAAGGTATCAAAGTAGAGACCGTGAAACAATTAAAAGAAGTAGAACGCAAACGCATTAGCGAATACACAACCATTCATCCATCTGCAGAATATTACGCAGGCGGCGACGTATGGTCCGTTCCATGTGATATCGCACTACCATGTGCAACTCAAAATGAAATTAATGCTGATCAAGCCCGAGCGCTTGTAAAAAATGGTGTTATCGCTGTTGCAGAAGGCGCAAACATGCCTTCTACCCTTGATGCAGTGGATATTTACCACGAAAATAAAGTTCTATTCGGTCCTGCAAAAGCTGCCAATGCTGGTGGTGTTGCCGTATCAGCACTTGAAATGGCACAAAACAGCACACGTATGAGCTGGACTTTCCAAACAGTCGACGAACATTTACAAAACATCATGAAAGATATTTATAAAAATTCAAGCAATGCTGCAAGCGAGTATGGCGCACCTGGTAACCTTGTTATCGGCGCAAATATCGCCGGATTCCTCAAAGTAGCAGATACAATGATTTCTCAAGGTATTATTTAA